A stretch of Astyanax mexicanus isolate ESR-SI-001 chromosome 21, AstMex3_surface, whole genome shotgun sequence DNA encodes these proteins:
- the gpa33a gene encoding glycoprotein A33 (transmembrane), paralog a, with translation MAKETLAIFVFSGVVYLTLAINVDIPQVTYEFARGDNATIPCKFVPLKPVNPIINIFWTAHPDVDGDPDIEILSAYIPSADAPTVDISSDYESRAKLQYDIPNGIANLQLISLTSADTRVHECKVSIPQDKKGKVSDTTRVVVLVAPSKPICKIQGVAEVGQNINLTCRSEEGTPTPTYQWKSYDTLNNPRLSLPPKSTVDTTTGVLSLYNVTSETSGYYICTSSNKIRQQSTNLTLAVMPPSMNLASTAGFIGIGVVAFLIILVVIICCCCRKRKEEVEQYELGTQQGEEYMDKQPAEIEERQNGRVESRPEKNTNQRDQYEDHTEYENQSDRYSERRDDYDDRRPRSDDRRIDRYDDRRSDRYDDRQSDRYDDRQSDRYDDRRADRYDDRQSDRYDDRQSDRYDDRRADRYDDRSRDRYDDRRDQYDDRDRRDERRNDRRDRYDDRDRTPVKPSRG, from the exons ATGGCAAAGGAGACACTCGCAATATTTGTGTTTTCCGGGG TGGTTTACCTGACTTTGGCCATAAATGTTGATATACCACAAGTGACTTATGAATTTGCCCGAGGTGACAATGCAACAATACCCTGCAAGTTTGTACCCCTGAAGCCAGTAAACCCAATTATTAACATCTTCTGGACCGCTCATCCAGATGTTGATGGTGATCCAGAT ATTGAAATACTCAGTGCCTACATCCCTTCTGCTGATGCTCCAACTGTTGATATATCCTCTGATTATGAAAGCAGGGCAAAACTGCAGTATGACATCCCTAACGGAATTGCAAACTTGCAACTCATTTCACTAACTTCAGCAGACACTAGAGTGCATGAATGTAAAGTTTCCATTCCTCAGGACAAAAAAGGAAAGGTGTCAGACACTACACGTGTTGTGGTTTTGG tggctCCTTCTAAACCAATCTGTAAGATTCAGGGAGTAGCTGAGGTTGGACAGAACATCAACCTGACCTGTCGCTCAGAGGAGGGCACCCCAACACCTACGTACCAGTGGAAAAGTTATGATACCTTAAATAATCCACGACTCAGCCTGCCTCCAAAGTCCACTGTTGATACTA CGACCGGTGTCCTGTCACTTTACAATGTCACTTCGGAGACCAGTGGTTACTATATCTGCACATCCAGCAACAAAATTCGCCAGCAGTCCACTAACCTGACCTTGGCCGTTATGCCAC CCTCTATGAACCTTGCCTCCACGGCAGGATTCATTGGAATCGGAGTGGTGGCTTTTCTAATCATTCTGGTCGTTATCATTTGCTGCTGCTGTCGTAAGAGGAAGGAGGAGGTCGAGCAATACGAGTTGGG CACTCAACAGGGTGAAGAATATATGGACAAACAGCCTGCTGAGATTGAAGAGCGTCAAAACGGACGTGTCGAGAGCAGGCCTGAGAAGAACACAAACCAGCGTGACCAGTATGAAGACCATACCGAGTATGAAAACCAGAGCGATCGCTACTCTGAACGCCGAGATGACTATGATGATCGTAGGCCGAGGTCGGACGACCGTCGAATTGACCGGTACGATGATCGGCGCAGCGACCGCTACGATGACCGCCAGAGCGACCGCTACGATGACCGCCAGAGTGACCGCTACGATGATCGCCGCGCCGACCGCTACGATGACCGCCAGAGCGACCGCTACGATGACCGCCAGAGTGACCGCTACGATGATCGCCGCGCCGACCGCTACGATGACCGGAGCAGAGACCGCTACGATGATCGACGTGATCAGTATGATGACCGAGACCGGCGTGATGAGCGTCGCAACGACCGGCGTGATCGTTACGATGACCGCGACAGAACACCTGTTAAGCCTTCAAGAGGCTAA